TGAGTCACATATAGCGATATTCAGTTCAGTGTTTTACAAATATGTTAGGTAGCTACTGTGAATCGCTCTTGTTGCTCCAAGATCCTCTCTCACATGCTCATGCTTGTTTAAATCGTCTCTCAGCTCCCACCTCCCTAAACAGACTttacaactatagtgaggtccacgttataatggcagtaaagaaagataggataaaaacgttgccaagtctctccattttgccactgactgtacacagctgtgactcaattcatcccattaaatttaatctaataatagttataattcccttgataaaataatcaatttaatgtcaaattaatcaagaaaatatattttttcttaatttgattcaaaaatttgcttttataacagatcagatttttatttttatacaaacctggaatggtggctaatttaaaaatctgtgatacaacaatctgaatttcaaaacaacagaaattaagctATTTGGTAggaattctattccaatttcttttaaaaataatagaacaatagaaatcctattaaaaaataagtaatttcaatggattaattctgaaataacttttcaattttatttatttattttacgagtaggtctaacctaaacgtgtaggctaactgaagcatggatggttagttatcaacttttaaaatgtcatttcaggtattttaatttgtgtttctcatacggtaatgtttaaaaattatttcattgtttcaaaaatacattttaaatcaattatacgacttgtgtactcaagtattttgatagaatgaaaaaaatgagaattttttgttcagttttgtacagtcactgtcaaaagtaaatataaaataaactggcaaatagacaaaattgcaaagcgagagagagatagtgctatctgttctgttgtatgatagaaaatgacagcaacagtattgtcaatcgtacactgccattttaatgtggacctcactatagaatagactatatagtccaggcaatgaatgcacAATAGAGAGTATAGaggaaaaagtttggaagacaatttttgaccccgcagttctgtttagggtagtaaggaggtaaacatatcaaaattccccacccctaccccttgtgctaagggggtgggggtggttcaaaggtaccatttttttggtttctcgcatataactcgaaaactatgtatcttacggacataagtgttatatacaaaattaaagctttcccacaactttttctatatcttctctagttttcgagatatccgctcttgagggtatatcatttttgaaaaaaacacgtttgcccccaatttatttatatttttgcacttataactttttaaccaTCGATCgggaaaatccatgctgattataagcttacagaacattaaattctcttcaatttgatgtataattttacacttttcaGCTTTCTACAACGGCAGTCTGACAAAAGAAATGGTGGAGAAGGCGTCTCTGAGCCCAGTGGACATGGCCGGTTACAGGGTGGAGAGGGGAGCCAGTCTGTGTTCGGAACACATCTATAACGGCTACAAGGTGATTGCTCCCTCACTCAGTGGCACGGGAGGTGAATTCCTCTTCAAGGCCCTGGATCACTTGAACCTCAGCGGCTCCATTGACGCAGCTGTGCCCCTGGTGGGACAAGCTCTTCTAGGTCAGACACGTTCAACCAAATTAATATTTACGTGCTAATCCGCTCCAGTGTAGATCAAACGTTCATGGAATCAACACTCGACATAGGCATGACATCAACATATGCCTTTTGTCCGCCTGGAAAGGCTGAGGTCCAGTCATCTGCATTGAGCCACTACTTCcttaaacaaagccgtagtgcattcgtgtgacgtcagtacaggtagggctcctgcaccaataaaaattcgttgatttcagctgatctatatcagctagtgtttttattggcgtagaagccctacctgtgctgacgtcacacgaatgcactgcGGCTTTGTTTGCGGAGGTAGTGATTGAGCTGTCActtaattttgaattgtataCTCATTATACAATACTCAATTTGAGTCTTGAACTTCTTGAAACCCCACAAACTTCCATAAAGTTTATCAATGCTTACTAAAATAGCACCTTGCCGACAATATATTTAAATGGAAAACATAGGCTTGTATCAAATGATTTATAGAATttgtattaaataatttatagatGTTTGCATcgaatgaattggaaatttgctATGAATCTCTCAGGACTCATTTCCAGTCAGTAAGACACTgatgcccggtttcaccaaccTTGATCAAAATTAGCCTAGCCATGGTCAATTAGACCAtagtcaaaatttgatcactcgTTCAAACATACATCTGTTCCACCAACCTCGGGATTTATCAAAACTCCGTCGGTCAAATCTGAACATGGTCAACTCTTGTAGCTATACTTTTCTGATGTTGGCCAACATGTTTGCTGGCTTGCTATTGGCTACATATGATTTTGATGGATGGAAATTAccgagatattgcaattattcaaattctaatgaattaataatattattattaaacgaaaatccaaattaaatgctgtaatataataaatatagtaaCATCCCATGATACTTAATATCAGTTTtgctgctcatattcagagggtaTATTGCGCTGAATGCCCTTTTTATTTTACCGTCAGACcgtcaaaaattcagattactgtacttCTTTCTTTAATTACTGTactgatttttcttcatataGTATTTGTATAGTCACACATctataacaatttataataatatttcaaatatgaattgaatactcTCGTACAAAGAGATTTACAAATCACCAtcaattttgtcaatttttatgaacaaatgaacattccaattctaatgagatacattgaagcaGCGAGGTTGATCTaaggattgaataatataggcctactgtgtaATAAAAGAGTGAAGCAAATCTCTTTCAAAATCTtcctttattttctatattataataatttaccaATTAAAAGATTCCGAGAACgaacctaataaataacttactacaactaaattcaatcgtACTAAAGCATTTGAAATGTTCCATTgcgtcaaaaacataacccACAAACAAGCAAGGAAATTGATCGAACACTTTTGACagtgttcaaataatttgatcgccCGCTCGGCGGCAGTCAAATTTAACCATTGGTTTGACCGTGGTTGAACGTAACTGGTGTTGGTGGAACGAATTATTGCTGATTTGATCATCGGATAGATtttaaccatgttcaaatgccttgaccAAGGTTGGTGATGACTGTAATAAAAACACTAggattttgtcaaaaaatatcacttattataaaataacaaacatgTTTCGACACCAATGGTGTCATCATCAGTCATGACACCATTGGTGTCTAAAcatgtttgttattttatgataaataagttaaaCTTTTTGTCAAAATCCCTGTGTTTccattatggatagatatcacaatATCTCACCAGTAACAGTACACTGACTGTTATTAAAATAACGTAGTTGATACGTTATGACTTATAAGTACACCATGCAGATTTCAAgaagaaatttgattaacatctttttttttcaattttcagctaATCAATCTGAGCTGTCTTGGAGGATACATTCGGGAAGCGTGGTCGTAGCTACAGACCGAAGTGATCTCTACGTCTCTATTGTCAGGTAACAACAACTTATTACACAGTTTAGATTTTAATTtctagtttttactttccttgccctattaccatgggtaaggaaagtattgcttcccgaaaaaaataaggtaccccaacttctaaatttttatacgtttcaaggtcccctgagtccaaagaagtgttttttgggtattggtctgtatgtatttgtgtgtgtgtgtgtgttgtgtgtgtgtgtgtgtgtgtgtgtgtgtgtgtgtgtgtgtgtgtgtgtgtgtgtgtgtgtgtgtgtgtgtgtgtgtgtgcgtctgtgcgTCTCAGCGTCTGTGTAcccgatatctcatctccaaattaacggaatgacttgaaaaacaagttgagacttggccctccatccgaagaaattacagggttgccaaatcgtgtaaaattgcaactaactcaaattttcatttcaatgtcagaattggatgtataatattatccccgatatcctagtagtgctaaaaaagtttcagggttgaaggtttaaaaggaaatttattttttatcataaaattggaaacatcgcaaagatttgtttttcttttgaatatctatctctctctcagaatcatgtagCGTCgtgatgagtaataattttatatcaaatgaaCGGGGAgactgtctcctttctattggtgtctggatcatttttatccgacccatagttatttttcaattaataattatgttcgtcaatgtcgagtcatttcgagcagaaaacattaaattttcgacatgctagaaacttttttgtttcaaaaaataataggtggtgaaagcgagtaagtttctcagaaataattgaaattatttttccaattgtcaaacgtactcggaagaACGTTTTTTGGCTtatcaggagtttcaaagtcaaggatagcgaCTGAATGGTGTGCCGCCAtatatgctatcaatagctgggatcaacaaattTAAAATACAAAACGATTGAAAAATCCAGCAACTGCAAGCCAGATGATCataatagtgaaaatgacaacctcgccttGCATAATCCAAGcggtgtttcattacagcctttctagaggcaatcagcttgtttgcgtttgaaataattcagtcaaataatcttgtaaattgccagcctttagcatacaatttggtacacaatgcataccatgcagccactcttctaactttaaaattcctttgagaccaaaatacgatcttccgactccttttgacaattgaaaaaacaatttcaattatttctgagaaactttctcgctttcaccacccacttatctttcgaaacaaaaaagtttccagcatgtcgtaaatttcatgttttctgctggaaatgtctcgacattgacgaacataataattattaattgaaaaatatctatgggtcggataaaattatccagacaccaatagaaaggataCAGTCTTCCCGttcatttgatataaaattattactcattacGACGctacatgattctgagagaagcgatattcaaaagaaaaacaaatcttcgcgatgtttccaattttatcataaaagttaaatttccttttaatccttcaaccctgcaacttttttagcactactaggatatcggggacgATATTATACATCCatttctgacgttgaattggaaatttgagaatgttgcaattttacacgatttggcaaccctgtaatttcttgggatggagggccaagtctcaacttgttttacacaaactataggaGCGATTTGGAGTGACAGCCCGATGTCCCATATTGAACCCTTGTGATTTTTTCTTGGGTTTTCGAAATGCCTTGTTTATGTGAAGGACTTACAAGATTTGAAGACCAATATCATGGGAAAAATTGCTAACATAACGCCTGCAATGCTGGTAGGAGTCATGACAAACTCCAGAAATCGGTTACTCAGTGTATGTAGAATGGGGGACACAACCTGCCTGATTTGATATTAAAaactaattgaaagaaaaacttTATATAAATGTgtctacattacaaaaaataaatacaaactttctgatccatacaaagagttttatttacttgaaaaaatgaagttttgCTGCCGCACTCTGTATTTTAGGATAGATGTATTTCTATAAAAAGGAGTTTCTTTGCTTTGGAATCATCTACATCTTCcacttgaaaatgttattaatttttcatttttcaatcagtGGCTTGGGCTCGGTCCTTGGATCACAGATATTAACAAGCAGCGGCTTCATCCTGAACAATGCGATGGAGATGGCGCCCATGGTGGGAAGCCGGGCAACACATCTCGCTGTTCCATTCATCTGTGTGCAGAATCTGTTTGTATGCGGCCAACGCTTCATTTCAGGTGAGATTTTCATTCAAAGTTATCTACGTCATCCGTTTACTATTAATTTTAAGTTATTATCATTTCAGATTAAGATTTTATTTCATGTCCAATGAGAAAtctatatcaaatcaaatcaaatagctttttattcacaaaaacatacaaatttataaaattaatttaaacattcaacagtGATACATTTAACTCCGgttgccggttgcacaaaagccggttaaattttaatcgtgattaattccacaagaaccaatcaaagaagcagtcttatcaaaaagcccttctctgattggttctcatgaaattaatcacggttaaaatttaaccgacttttgtgcaaccgggcctaagttaAACATTTAACTCCCCACAAAGACTTGAATCTGTGAGTGgagagtgagttctttcaagttgattttgattatttttttcatgttctgtacatttaaaattattataattgaatttattaacatTCTTCAGCATATCAAAGAATATAAATTGCACAAAATGAAATTCCATAATTGTTAGTATATACAGACATAATAGTAGCTTAATGGCTATAGTACTCATTATAAATGGCAAATTCACTATGAGTTCAAGTTCTGAATGCAAAGGAGTATTGAATCAGTTGCTCTGCAGCATCCCTGCCAATTTCTAATACCCATCTACTCAAATGTTCCTTGTAGGtgttaatactgtaattttccGAAAGTTTTAAATGATAGGGAACGTTTCTATACAAAATATGACAAAAatgtatttactattatttttcaagcAGTTATGTAGGAGTCGGGGATGGGCAATACCAAAGTTAATTAGATTTCTTGTATTATGAGTATGaactaaattattgaaaatggagTGTTTGTTGTAGTATATGTAATTCATTTAAAGTAGTTTCGGCAATAGATAGGATTAGATAGATTCAGGATAGATAGGAATCCTAGCTATAAGAtaggatttttttttaataaaaaaacacatatttcttTTGTTAAGACGctttttttttgttatataatttattttgttcttattttattttactcttgttttattctcagcttgatgtttattttaaatctaattttttgaatgaagaatgttgtaatgtttcaaggagacatataagggtttaacctgttgtctccatgtatgtatttatgcaaatgtaaataaataaataaactcgtATGTAAAGCTgtctaatattaaaaacttgaaactcttgGTAAACAAGAGTAGATGGGTAGCGATAGTCTCGCCTGAGACATGTCTTGATGGTCACCGGCTCCAAGGCAAACGAGGAGGCTCCACCCCAAGCTATGATACCATATATAAGAACTGACTGGATTTATGCGTAGTATGCCACCCGCAGTTGATGTAGAGGAAGGACCTCTCTTAGTCGTCTGAAGGCATATATCATTTTACGCAACATTAGAGTTTCTTCATATGTATTCAATTAGTATTAATTTATAGATCAATTTTAGAAATGTCCAATGCCTCTTTATTTTGACTGGAAGAATCAtgaattaagtactcaattttATGTGTCTGGAAATCGCATTACAAATATTGGTATTCGTATTACAATAATGTTTGCAGGTGCTCCTGATGTTAGAGACGGACTACAGCTAATCTTTAGACTGTTGGACTCAGAAACATACTACAATACCAGTCTTCAGTCACTGGTGGATGCCCCACGTGTACGATTTACAGCCTCCACCAATGAAGTACAggtgaatttattgaaattatttatttattcgtggacagaatcacaaatcatataaatatgatatcaAGTTTAACTGGATTTTTTATCTAGATTACTCTAAATTACAggtaaatttattgaaattatttatttattcgtggacagaatcacaaatcatttaAATATGATATCAAGTTTAACTAGATTTTTTATCTAGATTActctaaatttgaattttgtgtttgaaatttgacaaaattttatagaaacttgtaaatttatcaaatttacatTTATTGAAATGTCAAGTTTAACTCAATTTTTTATCGAGATTactctaaatttgattttttgtgtGAAATTCATCAAACTTCAATAGAAACTTGtaaatctatcaaattataGTATTTGAGCCTATGTTTTGACGGGTGATTGTGAGCAATACATGTTTTTTATCTTTATCATCACTTCATTCGCTCCATTGGccttttgttatttatttattcacaatcgTCACATGGTACATCAAATTTTAAGTATCACTCAAatgactggtgacatgtcaaagcaataataatcaatgataataatttctataactaGTTGTATACTAAAACATTGAAGATTGGACACATAAGCCATTAAGTCACAAACTCCACTTAACGCTACTTAACTCgtcaaatataaatttttaggGAATTTTGTTTCATCActtgatgaaattattattgaaattgaaagtcaGCAGCATTGtaaatagtttttttaattaatatttccttgatatatttttttttttaatagttgTACTGATTTTATGTTTTTGATGACTGCTGGAAGCTTTTTAAAATATCTCATCCTAGAATAAAACGGTGGTCTCTCAAATTCTGTGCTGCGATGAATGGGAAAGGCAATCAAGTCTCTATTGCGAGTATTATATTCGTGGTTATTAGTACAGCACAGAATACCAAAGACTGTTTGAAGActgtttgaaaagaatgtttGGAGCTTGaactttcattattaatttttacaaaagttaataattgAGAGATGTAGATTGATGGAAGAGTAAGCATTTTAAGATGTTTGAAATGTACTCTGCAAGAAGTTATATTTGATCATGTCGTTATAGCTGATTTAAATATTAGTGTTGTCCTATTCGGTTCGTGTCATATATAAAATTCTTGGGCACTGGGCTACCTTGTTGTTGCTCCAATTCCAATGGATTGTTCCATTCTATTCTGTCATATGGTGTTACCTTTGGGGGAACTCAACCCATAGCATCAGGGCATTTTTGTGGCAGAAAAAACCAATACGAATTATAAGTAACCTTGATGTTAGGGATTCATGCAGAGAAGCTTTTAGACAGCTGAATATTATGACCCTACCGGCACTTTCCATTCATCAAAATCTGTTACAGGTGAGACAAAAAAATTCAGTTTTGATATCCAGTCAAATACCCACAATTTCAATACAATAGGGAGAATTTAACAGTGCCTCACGTTCGACTGAGGAAAACTTACAAAAGCCATTATTTccagcaaataaaattattcaataggCTGCCGCTAGAAATTAGAGCGCTTCCACTTGGTCGTTTCAAGATGGTACAGTTAGCAAGTGGGTTACATCCAACTCCTTCTATACAGTGCAAGAGTTTCTTGAATGTGATATTGTTATTAATGTCCAGCGGAGTAGAGTTTATATGTTTGTCTTGTTTACAAATAAGCTATATTGTGATAATGTTACACTTGTGGTACAGTGGTGAGTGTTTTAGTCAGTTTTGTGTGTTGCTTTTTTGTATGACTGTATTCGGTTGGTTCAGTTGTTGGTTGTATTTTCACATGGTACTGTaacttttattgtattgttatttCCGCTAGTGTTATGATTTTGTTacttattgtattgtttgtattttGACTTTTGCCTATTACTGCATTGTATATGTTTATTGGCAATAAAagatatcttatcttatcttattctCTATACAGGTctaccaataataattttttttttacaaaatgttcattttcaaatgtctagAAGCACTTATAACTTGTAATTTAGAAAAATTCCAATAGAAAAATCCAATTAAATGAGTACTCCTTTTACAATATTGTTCTTTAAATAATCTACAAAATAATCGAATATTGTAGAAATGACGAAAATACTCATTTTCAGGCGTGGGCTGAGGACAGACATGTGCCAGCGTTGAGTGGAGCTGAAATGGCGGCGCTGAAAGAACTGGGTTTCAAGCTGACAATGGCCCAGCTGCCCTACCCCAGTTTGAATGTCATTCGCAAATTTGGCGACACTGTCGATCCCTACGCAGATCCTCGTGGAATGGGTGAAGCTATTCATTTTTAACTGtgttgacaataataattaatgttattGGTTAACTATTGTGAAATAACTTGGAATCATCGTAGAAACCTGGCTGTTATAAACTGACTTCCCAATCGGATTGCACCATTGACGTTTAACACTAATCTAAGTTTACATAAATACACCGTGTCCCATGGAGAGGTTTacaagtttaattttatattacgtgcccattcatgcaccgaacttctttaaattttacacagtttgaatttgtatttcataagatataattcatccagttccgtgatgatctttctatccgatggaaattaattgtttagaatcaaaaatattataatttctctagcattatttagttcatttgtttatttttattcatctattaaattagttttttcgaatgtgagaatattgatactgatgggcacgcataataataccatgactgcaaaacaaaatattgaaaccaaagaccttaaagctgcgattagaccaatttatttaaaaaatgttaataactcaatcctttt
Above is a window of Nilaparvata lugens isolate BPH chromosome 4, ASM1435652v1, whole genome shotgun sequence DNA encoding:
- the LOC120350951 gene encoding uncharacterized protein LOC120350951 translates to MVEKASLSPVDMAGYRVERGASLCSEHIYNGYKVIAPSLSGTGGEFLFKALDHLNLSGSIDAAVPLVGQALLANQSELSWRIHSGSVVVATDRSDLYVSIVSGLGSVLGSQILTSSGFILNNAMEMAPMVGSRATHLAVPFICVQNLFVCGQRFISGAPDVRDGLQLIFRLLDSETYYNTSLQSLVDAPRVRFTASTNEVQAWAEDRHVPALSGAEMAALKELGFKLTMAQLPYPSLNVIRKFGDTVDPYADPRGMGEAIHF